The following are encoded in a window of Pan troglodytes isolate AG18354 chromosome 4, NHGRI_mPanTro3-v2.0_pri, whole genome shotgun sequence genomic DNA:
- the CDKN2AIPNL gene encoding CDKN2AIP N-terminal-like protein, with the protein MVGGEAAAAVEELVSGVRQAADFAEQFRSYSESEKQWKARMEFILRHLPDYRDPPDGSGRLDQLLSLSMVWANHLFLGCSYNKDLLDKVMEMADGIEVEDLPQFTTRSELMKKHQS; encoded by the exons ATGGTCGGTGGCGAGGCGGCTGCCGCAGTGGAGGAGCTGGTTTCGGGGGTGCGGCAGGCGGCCGACTTCGCGGAGCAGTTCCGCTCCTACTCAGAGAGCGAGAAGCAATGGAAGGCCCGCATGGAATTCATCCTGCGCCACCTGCCCGACTACCGCGACCCGCCCGACGGCAGTGGCCGCCTGGACCAGCTGCTCTCCCTCTCCATGGTCTGGGCCAACCATCTCTTCCTAGGCTGCAG TTACAATAAAGACCTTTTAGACAAGGTGATGGAAATGGCCGATGGGATTGAAGTGGAAGACCTGCCACAATTTACTACCAGAAGTGAATTAATGAAAAAG